The DNA sequence GGGTTCAAATCCTACCCCCTCCGCCAGGAAAATTGCTTTGCAATTTTCACTTATAGCTAATGGCTTATAGCTAATGGCTTGTAGCTAATGGCAATAAGTGGGGAATTGCACTTTATAATAAATTGATAAAAGTTGCATTAGCAATAGCCGACAAGGGAAACTTATGCCATTCAGGTTTAAGTCCTTTAGGGTATATAATGAGGCAAAGGCATTCTGTAAATTTTGCAGAGACCATGTTTCTGAGAACATAACCGATAAGGGCCTTGCCGATCAGATATATCGTGCATTAAACTCGATTGTTTTAAATATTGCTGAAGGCTCTGCAGACACATCAGATGCCGAATTCGCCAGATTCCTGGGCATATCAATTCGATCTGTTTATGAAACTGTTGCAGGTTTTGATTTAGCGGAAACTTATGGTATTATTACCGCTGATTTGAATTTGGATATTGAAAGTAAAGCTGAAAGATTAGTAAAACAATTAAGTTCATTTCGCTCATCTTTGGCTAAGAGCCCAAAGCCATAGGCAATAGTAAGCTACACGCTTTATGCTGCCATTTGCTATAAGCTATAAGCCACAGGTGATGCGAAGCATCCCAGGAGAGGTGGCCGAGTCGGTCGAAGGCAGCTGCCTGCTAAGCAGTTGTGGGGCTAATAACTCCACCGTGGGTTCGAATCCCACCCTCTCCGCCATAATGAGTTAAATATACAGCATGAAATCTATCAATAAAATAATACTTTTTACACTTTGTATCAATTCCATTATTGGTCTTAATGCATGCACTAAGAAGGAACAACCGAAACCGCGTGCTCATGAGCAGCAGGCAATGATGCCGTCACATGCTGATGTTCAGATGCCATCGTCAGAACAGATGAAGATTGTCCTTTCCGAAGAGATTAAAGGCAAATGGAAGGGGGTCATAATATCAGTAATGGATAAACAGACTATGAATGGCAGGGACTACAAGGTACCAATTGGGGCTAATTTTACAATATCGGGCAGTAATGTTGAGGTTCAAACTGGCACTTTCCTGCCAGACCTTGTGATAGAAGATAATGTTTATTCTTCTGAATCTGCTGAACTGGGTAATCCTGCAATTCAGGTCGAGGTAAAAGAGGGCGGTAAGGAAATCTTCAAGGGTTGGTTATTCCAGAAATATCCGACTGTCCATCCATTCAAACACGAGCGGTATTCAATTACATTAAAAGAACCTGTTTCCGGTTTATAAAGAGGTGTGAGGGTGTTGGAAGTTATTGTACTTCAGCATATTGAATGTGAAGACCTCGGCACAATTGCAAATGCAATGTCACAAAGAGGCATCGGATGTAAGTATGTCAGACTCTTTGAAGGTGAGCCTGTCCCTCATGATCCGGGTGCGTTCTCCGGCATTATAATACTTGGCGGACCCATGAATGTTTATGAGGAAGACAAGTACCCATATCTTAAAGATGAAGACATCTTTATTAAGAAAGCTGTAATGAACGATATGCCGATCCTCGGCATCTGTCTCGGTGCTCAATTGATTGCGAAGGCAGCCGGGGCAAGAGTAAGCAAGGGAACAAAAAAGGAGATCGGTTGGTATAAGCTGAGCCTCTCGGGCGACAGCAGGCGGGACACGTTATTCAAAACACTTCCTGAGGAGCTTAAAGTGTTCCAGTGGCATGGAGATACCTTTGAAATTCCCAGGGGTGCAATACGGCTTGCCGGCTCAGGGCTATTCCCAAACCAGGCCTACCGCATCGGCAGCAGGATTTATGGTATACAATTTCATCTTGAAGTTACAAAGGAAATGATTAACCAGTGGATATCAGAATATAGAGAAGAACTATCCAGGGTTGATTATATTAATGTCAGCGAAATAATTTCGGATACACCTGCATACATAGAAACTCTAAACTTAAGTGCCGGAATCTTTTTTGAAAAGTTCTTCGAAATAATGCAAACCTAAAGTACATTTCTGCCATATCCGATAAACTAACTGAAACTTGGAAGACAGACGGAAATACTCATAAACTCAGGGGCCGATATGTTCAGACCGCTTTTAGAAAACCGTAATGTAGATGAGATATTTGTAGCAGATGAACTCTACTGCAATTTTTGTGTTGAGACGAATCAAACAAAAAAGGCCGGCAATGAAAATCTTGTTGCCCTCCCACCCTGTAACAAGTGTACAGGACTAATCTATGCAATGAAGTCCAAGATATACTTTGTGGTCAACTAATCTCTTCAATTATCTTTACAGTTGCCTCAACAGGATCTTTTGCATCCCGAATAGGACGTCCCACAACAATATAATCAGAACCAAGCCTGGAAGCATCGCGCGGCGTCACTATCCTTTTTTGATCGTCTCCTGGAATAAGGGACCACACCGGCCTGACGCCGGGGGTGACAACGGTCAAATCTCTGCCTAAATGTTCTCTTATAACTGATATCTCCTGACCGGAACATACTATGCCGGCACAGCCTGATGCCTTTGCCATTTTTGCCCGGTGAATTACCAGATCTGTTAAAGAGACATCGTCACTTAGAAGGAGGATCTTTTTCATATCTTCCGCTCCCTGGCTTGTCAGGACTGTAACTGCCAGGATCTTAATTTTATCAGGGACACTGTCAACAGCTGCTGTTAACATATCGGGCCCGTCACTGCTGTGGACTGTAATGAATTCTACATCCTTAATATACGGTGT is a window from the Nitrospirota bacterium genome containing:
- the pyrF gene encoding orotidine-5'-phosphate decarboxylase, which translates into the protein MLTQLIFPLDFADLSQALKYVNLLKDHVHVFKIGLELFVSAGPEAIKGVLAAGGRRIFLDLKLHDIPETVRRALKTPYIKDVEFITVHSSDGPDMLTAAVDSVPDKIKILAVTVLTSQGAEDMKKILLLSDDVSLTDLVIHRAKMAKASGCAGIVCSGQEISVIREHLGRDLTVVTPGVRPVWSLIPGDDQKRIVTPRDASRLGSDYIVVGRPIRDAKDPVEATVKIIEEIS
- a CDS encoding four helix bundle protein, which produces MPFRFKSFRVYNEAKAFCKFCRDHVSENITDKGLADQIYRALNSIVLNIAEGSADTSDAEFARFLGISIRSVYETVAGFDLAETYGIITADLNLDIESKAERLVKQLSSFRSSLAKSPKP
- a CDS encoding type 1 glutamine amidotransferase, which produces MLEVIVLQHIECEDLGTIANAMSQRGIGCKYVRLFEGEPVPHDPGAFSGIIILGGPMNVYEEDKYPYLKDEDIFIKKAVMNDMPILGICLGAQLIAKAAGARVSKGTKKEIGWYKLSLSGDSRRDTLFKTLPEELKVFQWHGDTFEIPRGAIRLAGSGLFPNQAYRIGSRIYGIQFHLEVTKEMINQWISEYREELSRVDYINVSEIISDTPAYIETLNLSAGIFFEKFFEIMQT
- a CDS encoding DUF2155 domain-containing protein; translated protein: MKSINKIILFTLCINSIIGLNACTKKEQPKPRAHEQQAMMPSHADVQMPSSEQMKIVLSEEIKGKWKGVIISVMDKQTMNGRDYKVPIGANFTISGSNVEVQTGTFLPDLVIEDNVYSSESAELGNPAIQVEVKEGGKEIFKGWLFQKYPTVHPFKHERYSITLKEPVSGL